One part of the Lytechinus pictus isolate F3 Inbred chromosome 3, Lp3.0, whole genome shotgun sequence genome encodes these proteins:
- the LOC129256580 gene encoding G protein-coupled receptor 88-like: protein MEPSLESGNGQDCVRCCATNSSDEFMFDNYTHRLIVGSVVALIAIAGTTGNALVIVAVIVSRKLRTTTNAFVVNLSVSDLLSSVLLPFNVYTGVFKGEDQPLPDWLCTAVSYTLLLGLGTCIFSLSLIALNRYVLLTRTLATYQKVYQRRFIALMVCFSWVYPSMLLVVTFAISDSAVYGYSRKYRICLRDSTRGENSSIVNSIGGAFLVIPTILVTLVAYAFIYRHLRRHNRKRLKTVKMRFHPMSNNGDLAMHLGDPKDAGTEGVPPSPDAKTTPQDTSRQGCDVSNTEEASSSPRAPTSPEQRILNVQTNITISLFIIVCVHIVLMLPFAIAILTKCSDFALPWIFVLFVATPAVNPLVYGWKHPHFRMVFKSMLTCRYKDIPEPSQIGRCGCLNRSSL, encoded by the coding sequence ATGGAGCCCTCTTTGGAGAGTGGAAATGGGCAGGATTGTGTCAGATGCTGCGCCACAAACAGCAGCGACGAATTCATGTTTGACAATTACACTCATCGTTTGATAGTTGGATCCGTTGTTGCTTTGATCGCAATCGCGGGTACAACCGGAAACGCTCTCGTTATCGTTGCCGTGATCGTGTCACGCAAACTCCGGACGACCACGAACGCCTTTGTGGTGAATCTCAGTGTCTCGGATCTCTTGAGCTCTGTGTTGCTTCCCTTTAACGTATATACAGGAGTGTTTAAAGGGGAAGATCAACCCTTGCCGGATTGGTTGTGCACGGCTGTGTCGTATACCCTCCTCTTGGGCTTGGGAACTTGCATATTTTCCCTCTCCTTAATAGCACTCAACCGTTACGTTTTGCTCACCCGAACTCTTGCAACGTATCAGAAAGTTTACCAACGGAGATTCATTGCATTGATGGTATGCTTCTCCTGGGTCTACCCATCCATGCTACTGGTTGTGACTTTCGCCATCAGTGATTCTGCGGTATATGGCTACTCTCGAAAATACAGAATATGTTTGCGTGATTCAACGAGAGGAGAAAACTCTTCGATCGTCAACAGCATCGGTGGGGCTTTTCTCGTGATTCCAACAATCTTGGTCACCCTCGTGGCGTACGCATTCATTTATCGGCATTTGCGAAGGCACAACAGAAAGCGACTGAAAACGGTTAAAATGCGATTTCATCCCATGTCAAATAATGGTGACCTTGCAATGCATTTAGGCGATCCCAAAGATGCAGGAACAGAAGGAGTCCCGCCATCACCAGATGCAAAAACGACACCCCAAGATACCAGCAGACAAGGTTGTGATGTCTCGAACACCGAGGAGGCATCCAGCAGTCCGCGCGCTCCAACATCACCCGAACAACGCATCCTCAATGTCCAAACTAACATCACCATCAGTCTCTTCATCATCGTCTGCGTGCACATCGTTCTTATGCTACCGTTTGCCATCGCAATCCTGACGAAATGCAGTGATTTCGCTCTCCCCTGGATCTTTGTCCTCTTCGTGGCGACACCGGCAGTCAATCCCCTGGTGTACGGGTGGAAACATCCACACTTCAGGATGGTCTTTAAAAGCATGTTAACGTGTAGATACAAAGACATACCAGAACCTTCACAGATAGGACGATGCGGCTGCCTCAATAGATCATCTTTATAG
- the LOC129257945 gene encoding ATP synthase subunit gamma, mitochondrial-like, whose product MATLKLLANRLKSVKNIQKITKSMKMIAAARYTKAERELKSARSYGVGATALYEKAELEAPEIKENHLVIALSSDRGLCGGIHSNVTKAVKAYIKEQGENANIKLAIVGDKARMQLQRTHAGNILFALNEYGRKPPTFVEASMIANAILESGYEFDTAEIIFNTFRSVVAYTTSRQPVVPFDTLSTADKMSVYDDVDADILRNYSEFQLASVIYTCMMEGNCSEQSSRMTAMDNATKNAGEMIDKLTLKYNRTRQAVITRELVEIISGAAALE is encoded by the exons ATGGCGACCCTCAAACTTT TGGCCAACCGACTGAAGTCGGTCAAAAACATCCAGAAAATTACCAAGTCAATGAAAATGATTGCTGCTGCAAGGTATACCAAAGCAGAGCGTGAACTGAAGTCAGCGAGGTCGTATGGTGTCGGTGCTACAG CTCTATATGAGAAAGCTGAGCTGGAAGCACCTGAAATAAAGGAGAATCACCTGGTGATAGCACTGTCCAGCGACAGGGGTCTCTGTGGCGGTATACACTCTAACGTCACCAAGGCAGTCAAGGCATACATAAAGGAACAGGGTGAAAATGCCAACATCAAATTAGCAATCGTAGGAGACAAAGCTAGGATGCAGTTACAAAG GACACATGCAGGCAATATTCTGTTTGCATTGAATGAATACGGCAGGAAACCACCAACCTTTGTGGAGGCATCCATGATTGCTAACGCCATCTTGGAATCCGGCTATGAGTTTGACACTGCAGAGATCATCTTTAACACCTTCAG ATCTGTTGTTGCATACACAACTTCCAGGCAGCCTGTTGTTCCCTTTGATACGCTCAGTACGGCAG ACAAGATGAGCGTGTATGATGACGTCGATGCCGACATCTTGAGGAACTACAGTGAATTCCAGCTGGCCAGTGTGATCTACACATGTATGATGGAAGGAAACTGCAGTGAACAGAGCTCTAGGATGACTGCTATGGACAATGCCACAAAGAATGCAG GTGAAATGATTGACAAGCTAACCCTGAAGTACAACCGTACCAGACAGGCTGTCATCACCAGAGAACTGGTGGAGATCATCTCGGGAGCCGCTGCTTTAGAATGA